AAAGCTAGACAAAAAAATAAGGAGTGCAAGATAAAAGATTTTCATTGCCTTTTTATCACACTTTAATCATATGTATAACAGTAATAATTGATTGTAATAATTTGTCCTTTATAAGCTAAACATAGAGAGTTTGTGAGTGTTGTGATTTCAAAGatatgcaacctcgtccccaggatctTTTTACCCCTTAGCCGTTGCAGAGTGGacgctatcaacttcatcaaaaatgcaaaatgcCCTTGGGACAAGGTTGAGAGATATGATACCTAAGTATTCAATAGAGGAATCATGTTTTTGGGTTTAGCCCTCAACACTAACGAACCTGTGaagtaataaatttattttctaatttttttcaatattgaaCGATTTAGCTGTTGAAATTACGTATCTCTTTCTACAAATCGTGTTTCAGTTATCAAAAAGGTATATGTATAACTCCCTTTCCTGCGTTTCTGGACCCAACTTTTAACTTGAATGCAACATTAAACGATCTACCACAAAATGAGCTATTTCCTGACGAAAATTGATGACTAATGCGGCGGTCATTATCTTGGAATTTGGCTAAACTTTGACATTCTCGGTAACATTCACGTGCCAGCCACCATTAAAACGTTCTTGTTTGCAGTTTCACGTCTTCAATGCATATTATTCCCGATATACATGATGCTGAATGTTTGGCTGTGGACAACTGCAAATATTGAAAGTTATCTTGCCTCGTATACCGACgctcatcctcgtccccagggtcttgtggcccttGAGCCgtttattacggagtggccaacaattttcgccgctatcaacttcatcaacaaggcaaaatgccctgggaacgaggttgaccgACACTTTGTGAGTATAAGCACTAAGGTTTGAAAGGTATGCCTAGATAATCGACGTTAAGAGCTGCTGCCTAAACACTTAGGCGTTTATTTAACCATAACAAGTCGAGCTAGActgaacaatttaaaaaattatatcgtACTGGTTGATAATCAATGTACCCATCCACGCGTAACCGTTATTATAAAGTGCTCTTTTGTGAGCCGAAAATCGATTCCTGCATAAAAACAGCAATGATGGagaacattaaaaacaaacttgtcGACACCAGATCCCATGTCACAATGATACCTGCAATTTCAAATCCAACCACGGACCGCATACTTTCCAAATACGATAAAAATTTCTCAAAATTAAACCGAGGTTGTTTCgcattttttcgaaattttgcGATTGCTTTTGCGGCACCTACAGTTCCAGCAAAAGAATTTTGTGTTTTCTCATTTGACTCCGCGTTAAGATTTTCCAAATCTCGTTGCCATGGAAACAAACTGTGCTTCTTTTTTAGTATACTTGCTAACTGGTCAGTAGTCGCCCCCAGGGAGGATGATCTTTTTAAGCGCCCTCTTGCTGCTGAATGAACGCGCCCAACGCCTTGtgtcttcttgttttttttcagtttagaTATTTCTTTATGTTCCTGATCGCGTTTtctcttttttgaaaatttcggcAAAGTTGGCAAATTCGAAGATGTTTTCTTTGGACTTTTTTCAACTTCGTCAATCCCAGAATCCTCTTCGCTGCTCGTTTCATCTAAATCGTCTCGATGTACCCAAGCTcgcacaacaacaataataaacctaaaaaaggaaaaaaaaatctttttttttcgcaCCCTGTCAATTTTCAGGaacttaaagttttttatgtatttCGGCGGGGAAAAATTTTCTGCAAACCTTATGTAATGTTTGCGCGTGTGCTGATTCATTTCCATGCACTGCTAAAACGTATGTGGTAATAATTTCAGCGTACTGATATCGTGTCATcagtgcaaaaatattttttggttttatgCACTTTAATTTTTACGCATTTATACGCATCCATAGGCCAAAAATTTCTATTCCCGCCTCTCCACACAAGTGTAAAGGAATATGCTCATAGAAAAGACACGGAAACACAGGGATACCGTGACTATAGAATgacgaaataaaaaacatataaatatttcGGGATACGAGtgtaatatttgtttatgttaaaCCATAGAAATACCTACCTCAACGATTAAACGAAAGAGTTTAACTTGAGAGGTTGAACATAAAATTTTCCAGATTTTGGCAATGGTTTTTTCGGTACGTATTCCGAAAATTGTTAGTTCaaatttttgtattaaattGTTAAATAGCGTTGGTACTGGTAATATAGCAAGATCCCTTAAAATGTGAGACAAATTTCTCTTTACATTTTGGAGAACTTTGGAGAACGATAATGAGAATGTCGCCATCGGATAGGTTGTTTGCTAGCCCACTATCTGTGTTTTTTTAGTACTTCGTATATTGAAGTTTTTGATacaaattataattataatcgaagtataatgaaaaattaaaaatttgagggTAAGGGATAACAACACTATTAaggttggatgaaatgttggatgaaaatgcatgttggatgaagcaaaattttaggtttgtgggactgcttttaaaaacattcgaacGATAAAGAGTTCATTCATTcctgaaaaacaaaatggcggacGGAAGGAATTCCGCAGTGCTGCTTATGTTACTGAACGAACTCGTCGATTCAGACGATGAAAAACCAACTAGCGGAAAAACAAGAGAGTAAATAGAGAGGAGGGAACAAAATGGATATTTTAGTAATATCATTAAAGAATTAAAGATCGAAGACAGGTTCAGATTTAGGGAAATGTTTTAGATGGATGTGGGAGATTTCGATTTCTTCCTCAATGAAATATCCCGTCTggtattaaattaaaaacagtcCATTCAAAATGTTCGATATTCGTGGGAGTTTTATATGTTTAATGAAATGTACCACCAAACCAATCCAACATGAGAATTCACGCAACTCAGATAAAGAATTCCTTTGATCTTGccgaaaatgttggatgaaatgtttgacggtgatcaaacttcatccaacatcgaccaacacgatttttttcttcttttttaaaaactttgaagtGACTGgtgtccaacatttcatccaacatcacaaaattgcatgttggatgaaatgttggacagTTTTGCCCCCGCCTTTAGACGTTGATATTGAGAAGAAATGCATCAAACTTTTTAAAGATTTGGATTTTTCTAATAGATTTAGTGGCTGCTGCTAAGTGTGCTTCCCTCTCAGACCTTTCAGATCAATATTTTCTTAAACCCATTTTTCTCcgactaaaaaataaattttttcaattgtTTCTAGAATCTTCAGGTGGATTATCATTTAGCTAGCCCACCATCTCTTTACTTTGATTTTAGCACGAACAGTTTGCGTCACTAAAGTCGAAGTAaggctttttaaaattttaaaaatttgaggccAAAGGAGTGCTTTGAGATGTTGATATTAAAATAAGTTAAGTGGGTGTCCCATCATTTTTTTCTAGAATCTTCAGGACGTTAGTAGAAGTAAACAATGTTTTTAGGAATTCGGAATTTTCGAGTCTCTGGACGAACGCTTCACTGGAAGGTAACTTAATATTACAAAGTGCGTACCAGCGATATTTTTTAGTCACCCAAGCAGCTTGACATAGTGGATAGATCATAACAGCTGCAGGTAACAGGGAGTGCCACAAGTGAATGTATCTTCTTTGGATGAATAAAAACAAGTAAGCGTTTAAACCAAAACAAATTACAGCTGTGAATAATAGTGTCGTCAGTACCACCTAAAAAACAGAGAAAATTTTCACCAATTTTACGTTAGATTTAACGAGAACATTTTTGGTGACGACGGACTCCAAACACATACTTACGAGACATTTTGAAGAAGATTGCTTCACAAATTGTGCTTGACTGGAATATGTTGAAATTGCTTCTTTAAAAGTTAACACATGCGTTTTATCTTTCATTTTCACGCTCATTTGATCTATAACGAAGTCAAATATCAGATCAGATTTTTAACCTCGCTCCCATTATTTGGCCGCTCCTCAATAACAGTTTAGGGGCCAATTAAAATTAGGTTTGTGAGAGGTGGAGGGGCGGGGAACTTATTTTCTTTCTCTAAAGTTACAATTTAGAGGGTAAGATTCAGAAATAGAATCATTATTTTCCGACTAAATATTTTTGGACGTTTTTAAACCTAATTTTTGGACGCATATCTTGGACGTTAAAAAATCACGACAGAAGATACATATGTATGCTGTTTCTTATGAACACTTCACAACTCCTTAAACAGGTCTCCTCCAGGGATACTATATGAAGTAGAGATTATAGAAGTTAAGgagaaagaaaaacaagatGGTTAATCGACGGTGAAGACTTTTTATTCGTTGACCATAATGCCAATGATAACTTCGGACTATGCTagtatttttagacattttttattgtcCCTGTTTTATGAGAGTTTGGAAATGTTAAGAATTTATTAGGTGTTGCaacttttcattttctttcattttgtacgaatgaaagtagtttaattgcctaatataaacttaaaactccaaaattttgaaagaaaaaatgttattcttACCCATGAACTCCGTCATTGCATAACCAGTCATCAGCATGATGGCGGTGGGTAAAACCCAGAACAGCATGTAAGCAAAGTAAATATGTACACCCGTTACAAAGCGGACTGTGTGAAACAAGGCTTGAATAGGCGCTGTTGCATTCAAACCATAATCCACATGCAAGCCGCCATCTTTAGCCATGACACCATGTTGAATAGCCGAAGAAATAATTCCAAATACGAGTGCGATATAAGGtattttctggcaaaaaaaacaaaagtttagaaGGAACAACCCGACGAAATAAAATATGCAGTAAAAATATGAGAACATGAGTGAAAAATAACTTCCGCAGTTGTACATTAATGGATTTTTTAGCTCAAGATATTGCTAAGACGGGGGAAATATATTCCAATTTCATTCCCTTAAATTTTTGATATTTACTGTCCCAAAAAATATTGTCTCTTCCACGATTGACTCTTCCACAAAAATAACTATTTCTATtggaagaaaaagttttttcaacataaaaaataaggaATGGAAAAGTTGACTTGAGGATAAGGCGCCGTTGACATTTAAGAAGTGAAATTGCGGTTCACGGTGTATTTTTTAGCCCTAATTTCACTTCGGTCTCGTGTAAACAGCCTCTAAGTCAAATAAACATACCTTCAAAACAACCACCATTTCTGTGATTGACTTTTCATAACATTCATTTCTTCTCATATTTCTCAAGCCTTCTTCTAACCACGGCAAGGTTCGAAATGCAGTCGCCCAAGTTAAAAGAATAAACGCCGAAAACCAGACTGCTTGCACAGCGAGGAATGTATAACCATAAAAGACGATTGATTCATAGATATCGGATGCAAAGTGATACAACAAACTAAGGACCCATAATCCTATACCTGATAATCGAATCCATCGTTTAATTCTTGGGCTACAGGCACCTATACAGCAGGTGATATATTCAAGCTTCTTGATTTCATCGTTGAGGTTGTATTTGCTAGACATAGGTTGTATAAGTTCTTCCAGTGTTTTATACGCACGACGCTTTTTCTCAATTCCCAtattttctttctcttcttcttctttttcttcttcactGTCCATTGACTTGCGATTTAAATCATCGTCACTGTTTTCTGACGtaaatttctaaatataaaCATATTGTGTAATTACCTTCTCACGcttttttattcatttcttttttctctttgcgCCTTAAAACtcaatgtaaattttaaaattgtacacACACCCAAGGCGTAGAACAATTTCACTAAATGATGAAAATCACATTTAAGTGTAACGACTTTCGCCGAGGTTTATCATAATGTtagattttctttaaaattcgaCAATATTAAAATATCTATTGTTTAAGCCTAAATATACGTAAGCATGgcaaaatttctaaatttaacttttttaactacAATTCTCAAAAACATAAATGGTAGCAAAGTGATTATATGGGCTATTTCTATATTAGGTTCAAGTTCTTAAGCTGTGCTAATTTTTGCTCACGTCAGCAtggctttttttcttaaaatttggaGTTTCTGTGAACCCAGACGTGGATTTTTTCGCAAAGCAGAAATGTTAGAAAGTGCAGCTTGCGCAATGTAAACGGCGCTTATCAAACCCACTAATCTAAAAAGTAGCTACAGGCTAAGGAAAATTCGAAAGTTGAGTTTGCCAAATCAATCAACCAGCCAACTAACTTTTTAGCAACTTTGTAAAATGGCCGAAACAGTGGTGTCAATATATTTGCATACTTATTAGTCAAATTCTAAACAACCAGTTTCGGAAAGCAggtgcattaaaaaaataaattcacaGAAGGTACACTATAATTCATGTAATGCATTAGGGTCGATATCTACcccaaataataataaacagggAGAAAAGACTTTAAAACatattaaacattaaaaaaaactgcatACGTTCTCTTTCTTAAACTATCTTGTTGaatacaaaattttcaaaaaaaattttttttaacgcaCAGGTAAAGCATTTTCATTGAGAACACATGGTATACCATGGTATATGTGTCGCCGTTCGCAAGACATAGCTACTGTAATTGATTTCTCCCAgcaaaggcggaatctttaactTGCGTTTAATATCACtaatacatatataatatattgaaGAAACAATATGAACATGTAATGATCGAGAATTTAGTTTCCAATAAGATAACTGAGAACAACCGACAAACAAAGTGAGAAGGCAAAACTTACGTTAGCCGAGAATAGCCACATTCTTGTAAAAAATTCCTCATAACCTCAATGATAGTGGCAAATATAAATCTGACTTATGAGGAAAAATCTGAAACTTGTATATATTTGTTGTTGCTTAAAAAAAGTGTTAATTATTATGAATTGTCGTACTGGCTCTCCTCCTTTAAAAATAGATAGTACATACGTTCAACGAGCTTTAAACTGGGTTTAAATACAACGGGGGAGCACATAGAAGCCAACGTGCAACATATTAGGAAAATTCAcagaagaaattaatttttatttcattatttttattatgatgTTTCAGTATGTTATTTTGGGGGTGTAGATtggttttctttcaattttgctACAAGCATTCTAACCAACTTCGTgaaatttgtttacgttttgtaTTATTTTCTTCCAACTCCCTGTAGAGTAATGAAAAAGCAATTGTGAACTTTCTCGTcacttttctttctttgttattttattttaaacaatttattttattaacattaCTCTTTTTATTGTGTgactaaataaattttgtggcaaaataataaatttttaatcttGATTTCaatcaaaaaacatgttttccttttcttttaaaaaaataaataaacaaaaaaatgagccCATTTTTACCTACGTTAGTTTTTTGTTGACTTTGCTTCTCCTTTTCTCGTGCATCAAAAAGGAGGATACAAAGTTGGGTGGGTGGGGctattatttaaaagttttacccCCAATAAACACCAGGCTTGTTTTGGTCTAGTGTAGCATCAAAGGGGGGATAACGTGCCCGCCAGATATTATTCTGGACTACTTATGCTTAGATGATAAAATCTGGCAAATTTGTAGAAAGATTtcagtttaaaaataatttgatgaagTTATAGGGGTAATAAATGATGCCCTAAAGTAAGCCTTTTTCCCAATTTTACAATAAATTTGAATTCCTCAACTTGATTTTGAGTAGCTCTATTGACtaaatagcaaaaaaaacattttaatgacgtcattgggatcGGAAATGATTTCATGTTTATaccagattttctttttttaacgatAAAAGTAAAAAGTTCCATTTTCTACAGGTATTGATGTCCATGCCGTTATACttggtagctagctacatatttaGAATGTTGCATTTAAAAATGTGCAAGataatgaaaataatataatgacgtcattgggatcGAAAATGACGTCCTTTGATATAGTGATACTTCTTTAAATCTGCTCTGTATTTTATTGCTTAGGAAGCATATATCTCCTTAGCAACACCATAGTAACCACCTGTTGGCTGTAGCACACACTTTGTTCCGATCGATGTTTTTCGCATAGATCACCCTTTTATAACTACTATAAACCTATCAAACAGACGAATAACCAATCAAATTATAATATAGCCATTTTTTagctcaaaaatatttttttaattatatcgcAGTTTTTATAAAAGATCGTAACAAGTTATCGTGAACCATAGGGAGTAGTTATAAAAGGGTAAATGATGCGAAAAACATCTAGCACACTTTCACTTCTAGCATATTTTATACAGAACCTCGAGGTGGATTAGGGGAGGAAGCGAGGATTCGCTCTTCACTTTAGTAACCAACATAAATGAAataagtaaataataataaatactaTACACGGACTGGTGGCCTTGTAGTAGAGCGTTCGCCTttagtgcgggaggtcttgggttcaaacccagACCGAGTTATGCCAGAGACTATGAAAGTATGCAACTATTCTTTCTTCTTAGCGTTCAGTATGAGAATAGGATTCATGTCtaaggcggttgtctagttgagcagtTGTTGTGTTTGCACGCCGTCCGTAGCTTAAATGGGAGCTTCAAATGCACTAGGACTCCCTTCTCAGGaacctcattgataacagttcgcatagaaactgaagaggctatcctgggtaaataatagtagtaATAATAGAATACCATTACAGCATCTTAGAACACTCAAGCATGGCTGTCAGCAAATCTCCCACTTCACTCCGGTGCTAATAGTTTTTTAATTGGAGGATAAAGAATGAAATGTAATAATTGAAATGAATTTAGAAATAATAAACTTAACAAGTATTAAGTTGGattaaaagtgactaaatttcgTGCAGGTGACAAATATTTTCACCGAGTAAATTTGTTAACTCctttaagaaaaagaaagagacGGCTTATTGGAAACACGCAATTAGAATGATAGTCGTGCTACAGGTCGCATGATATATAGCTGTGGACACATCTTTCCGAGCCCCACCATTGTTCTGTATCttcttgttttatatttatatattatatgttCAATTACAATTACCAAGTAGAATTATTTTCCAACCAAAATATTTGCAAACGAATCGAATAATATGGGTAGCACTTGTACAGTTTGGTCTCGttctaaatttttcttttgggGGGgacaaaaaaatctaaaagcTATGTGGACAAGTTTAAGATCAATAATTTACTGCGGCTGACCAGTACATCTTTGTCCCGTAGCAAGGAAGCCGACGTGCGGGATTCAGCGGAACATTAGAACGTCGTGTGTCGGCTGTCTTACAATGTGCAGATTAGTTAGTTCCAATAGTTGAAGCGTAGATTGTTCACTTGTTGAACTGGATACTTTCTTATTTAACAGTTAACGAGATGAACAGAAAATAATGCTCACCCCGGTAAAACTTAAAAcgaaaaaggattttttttatcaaaatgtaAATGTTTCTTTCAACCTTTTCTTCAGGTTTATTCTCAGGACTACTGTCGACGCCGCGCTATCTGAGACTAAAAGGAAATGTCGAAAAATTGTTGACTTATGATGAACGGTACAAATGTTATTCAAAGGAAAGTTCTTCAAGAAttttatactaatttttttttgcgcgCGCATgtatttttaatacaaattaaatttaaaaaggcgTTGCAAAATTCCTATTTATTGCAAATAATAGGAATTTCGCAATTTAACGCCGCAATTTAACGCCTAAATATTTCTTAACATTCTCGGCAGCAAAAAACAAAGAACCATATCAATAGTTCTATTTTTTTGATTATGTTAGTGTTAGCCTAATAATGTAATAATAATCTGGTAACGTAAAAGCTGTTTGGATGGGTTTACTTCAATAATTGATTTAATTTGCATTTCCCTATAATAATGCTTACCCAAAATAATTTGCttacaaaaattataatttctttACTTATCAGATTCGACAAAGGCGAATGATTGGAGAAATTTATTTAACGAAATTTCTATTTAACTTGTCAATACCCGCGAAAAAAGCTAAATTTATCAGGTAGAGATGATAAAAAAGACAACCTTAAAAATACAACGCATATATTCCCAAAACATAATCGACTGCAACTTTATCACATCGTTTGTTTTTCTTCCCAAACATTTCTCGAATCTCTCTTGACCGAACTTCcgctttctttttattttttgtgcttGACGAAGCCACACACGGCGTACATTTGCTGGTTCCCACGAAATCGTTCTCATGGATGACGGATAAGAACGTCCCCATTATATCTTCATCatttggttcgagatagagtTCCCCTAACAACTGTTCATACCGGGCAATCAATGAATGGTTCCTTATGCTGCTGAGTATTGTGATGGTGACAAGACAAGGAACATCGAGTCCACCTTGAATAAAAGGGGGCTACGTCGATAATGTTTCCCAGTTACCGTCGCTTGTACCCTTGCAACCCTTTGTAATATGAATTTGGTAATCCTTGATATCTCCATTAAAAGATGTCCCGCCACACGTTATGAAATCACAAGAGATAAGTGTTGTTTCCCAGGCACGTGTTTAATCCTGTCGGAGTTTTACTTTGCTTATGAGTTCTGATTCAAGTCATCTTTCGAACATTTTCTTTCTGAAGTAGAATATCAAGAGTCCCATTCATTTTTTAAACGTTTGCAACACAGGAAACAATAGAAACGTTCGAACGTTTGTGAGGATGACTCCAACTCAGAATGGGAACCTGACGGTGATTCTGATAATTAATCAGCACCAGAATCTAGATGGAAATGCATTTGATGCATTCGACCATGGCTTATGATTAGTAAGAAAGTGGCAATTTTGTTAGAACATGTCTTTTAATTGCTTCAATTTCCCATTTCGGAAGGCTTCTCGTGGAATGCAAAGTtaataaattacatttttttatttaaagtccACTTccacgaaaattaattcccgcgaaAGTTTAAAATACGAACAATTCGTGAAAATTAATGCTcgcgaaaaatcaaaatttcttaGATTTGCGAAAATCAATACCCACGAAGTACAACGTTTTTTGACTCGCGAGAATTAGTACCCGTGAAAATTAGTACTCCTAAGGTATATCCACTTTCGGATATTGATTAGACTGACTGTGGCAGTTGTATGCTGGCAAAATAGAACCTCGTACGTAGgacaatttttcgcttttttaggCAAAATATATTCGCCATTGTGCATTTCTCCGAACAAGCTAGAACAGTGACgcaattaatttttcattgCAA
Above is a window of Hydractinia symbiolongicarpus strain clone_291-10 chromosome 3, HSymV2.1, whole genome shotgun sequence DNA encoding:
- the LOC130636715 gene encoding uncharacterized protein LOC130636715 isoform X1, with the protein product MEIFNIDTNALSDKRKKNKKEKVNIKKQRKVPIFKKFTSENSDDDLNRKSMDSEEEKEEEEKENMGIEKKRRAYKTLEELIQPMSSKYNLNDEIKKLEYITCCIGACSPRIKRWIRLSGIGLWVLSLLYHFASDIYESIVFYGYTFLAVQAVWFSAFILLTWATAFRTLPWLEEGLRNMRRNECYEKSITEMVVVLKKIPYIALVFGIISSAIQHGVMAKDGGLHVDYGLNATAPIQALFHTVRFVTGVHIYFAYMLFWVLPTAIMLMTGYAMTEFMDQMSVKMKDKTHVLTFKEAISTYSSQAQFVKQSSSKCLVVLTTLLFTAVICFGLNAYLFLFIQRRYIHLWHSLLPAAVMIYPLCQAAWVTKKYRWFIIVVVRAWVHRDDLDETSSEEDSGIDEVEKSPKKTSSNLPTLPKFSKKRKRDQEHKEISKLKKNKKTQGVGRVHSAARGRLKRSSSLGATTDQLASILKKKHSLFPWQRDLENLNAESNEKTQNSFAGTVGAAKAIAKFRKNAKQPRFNFEKFLSYLESMRSVVGFEIAGIIVTWDLVSTSLFLMFSIIAVFMQESIFGSQKSTL
- the LOC130636715 gene encoding uncharacterized protein LOC130636715 isoform X2 codes for the protein MWLFSANKFTSENSDDDLNRKSMDSEEEKEEEEKENMGIEKKRRAYKTLEELIQPMSSKYNLNDEIKKLEYITCCIGACSPRIKRWIRLSGIGLWVLSLLYHFASDIYESIVFYGYTFLAVQAVWFSAFILLTWATAFRTLPWLEEGLRNMRRNECYEKSITEMVVVLKKIPYIALVFGIISSAIQHGVMAKDGGLHVDYGLNATAPIQALFHTVRFVTGVHIYFAYMLFWVLPTAIMLMTGYAMTEFMDQMSVKMKDKTHVLTFKEAISTYSSQAQFVKQSSSKCLVVLTTLLFTAVICFGLNAYLFLFIQRRYIHLWHSLLPAAVMIYPLCQAAWVTKKYRWFIIVVVRAWVHRDDLDETSSEEDSGIDEVEKSPKKTSSNLPTLPKFSKKRKRDQEHKEISKLKKNKKTQGVGRVHSAARGRLKRSSSLGATTDQLASILKKKHSLFPWQRDLENLNAESNEKTQNSFAGTVGAAKAIAKFRKNAKQPRFNFEKFLSYLESMRSVVGFEIAGIIVTWDLVSTSLFLMFSIIAVFMQESIFGSQKSTL